A segment of the Actinomycetes bacterium genome:
ACCTCGTCGCGCAGGTGGTGCACGAGGGTCTCCGTGGCTTTGGCCTGCGGACCGGTCTTGGGCACCACGCTGACGATCGCGGTGTCCTTCGCCTCGTTGACCTGGATCGGCGAGACGCTGGCCACGTTCGGTGTCGCCTCGACCGCGGTGACGACCTCCTGCACCGCGGCGGTGGACCCGCCGGACGGGAGCTCGGCCACCAGCAGCAGCGGGCCGTTGGCGCCCGGCCCGAACGCCGCGGCGACCGTGTCGTACGCCGTCCGCGTCGAGGTCCCGGACACATCGTTGCCGGCGTCGGGGAAGCCGAAGCGGACTCCGAGGAACGGCGAGGCCAGCAGGAGCAGGACGGCGGTGCCGGTGACGACCCCGAGCACCCGGTGGCGCTGCACGAAGCGGCTCCAGCGCAGCCAGCCGGCCGACGGGCCCTTCGCCTCGGGGTCGGCCACGTCCGCGGCGGCGCGGGCGCGGCGGGGCATCGGGATGCGCAGCCGGTCGATGCGCTTGCCGAAGAAGCCGAGCAGGGCCGGGAACAGCGTCATGGCGGAGGCCATCACGGCCAGCACCGCGACGATGGTGACCAGCGCCGCGCCCCGCATGAAGGACAGGCCCATCGCGAAGAGACCGAGCATCGAGATGACCACGGTGCTGCCGGCGAGCATCACGGAGCGGCCGGCTGTGTCGAGGGTGGCGACGGTGGCGTCCTCGGGCTCCAGCCCGTGCGAGCGCCACTCGCGGAAGCGGGTGACCATGAGCATCGCGTAGTCGATGCCGACGCCCAGGCCCATCATCGTCGCGAGGGAGGTGGACCAGTCCGGCACCGGCAGGAGGGCGGCGACGACGCCGGTGAGCATCGAGGCGACCGCCAGCCCGGCCAGGGCCACGATCACCGGGAGCCCGGCGGCGACGACGCTGCCGAACATGACCAGGAGGATGATGATCGCGGCGATCAGGCCGATGCCCTCCGACCCGATCTTGCCCTGCTCGGCCTGCTCGATCGTCTGGCCGCCCAGCGACACGTGCAGGCCGTCGGTCGAGGCCGCCTGGGCCATCGACAGCAGTTGCTTGCTGTTGGCGACCGGCTGGTCGATCGGGTTGACGACGTCGAGGTGCAGCTGGGTCAGCGCGGTACGCCCGTCGGCAGAGATCGACCCGGGCTCGGTGAACGGGTTACCGGCGTTGGCGACGTTGCCCACCGTGGCCATCTGCGCGAGCAACCGCTCGACCCGGGCCTTCGTGGCCGGGTCGGTCACCGGCCCGGCACTGCGGACCACGACGTTCACCGTGTCGCCGGAGGCGGCCGGGAAGCGCTCCTTGAGCAGGTTCTGGGCGATGGTGGAGTCGGCGCCGGGTGCGGAGTAGTCCGCCTTGAACTGGCCCGAGAACGCCGCCGACAGCCCGGCGGCGACGACGAGCGCGACCACCCAGACGAGCAGGGTGCGGACCCGGTGCCGGTAGGCGACGCGGGCGAGGCGCCCGAGCGGGCCCGGCGCTGGGATCTCCGAGCCGGTGGTGCCGGCCGCGGTGGTGGTCAGGGTGGCCATGGGTGCTCCTGCGTGGCTGAAGGCGCGTCAGATGCGTTACGATTCATAACGAACACTACCGGACGTCACTTGTCAAGCGTGATTCATGAACGTTAAGGGGCTTTACGATGTCGGCCATGGGACAGGCGTCACCAGTGTCGCGGCGGGAACGGGTCCGCGCCTCCACGCTGGCGGAGATCAAGAGCTGCGCGCTCGAGCTGATGCGCGAGCGGGGCACGACCCAGGTGCACTTCTCCGACATCGCCCGCGCCATGGGGATGAGCGCACCCGCGCTCTACCGCTACTTCGCCGACCGCGACGACCTGCTCACGGCCCTGATCCGCGACGCCTTCAACGACCTGGCCGACACCGTGGCCAAGGCGGTCGCGCCGATCGACCCGGACGACGACTGGGCGCGACTGCGTGCCGGGATGCAGGCGTACCGGGCCTGGGCGCTGGCCCAGCCGGAACGCTTCGCGCTCATCTTCGGGCTGCCCATCCCCGGCTTCGCCGTCGATGAGGAGTCGGGCACGACGGAGGCGGCCAAGGGCGCCATGGACGTCCTGATGTCCCTCGTCGAGGCGGCGTACGACGCGGGGCGGCTCGCTCCGTCGGCCATCACGCACCTGGTCCCCCAGATGGAGGAGATCATGGCCGAGGAGCGGCCCGAGGGGCGACCGGAGCTCCCGCTCGCGTCGTGCCAGGGCACCCTCCACGCCTGGATGACCATGCACGGCTTCGTGAGCCTCGAGTCCGGCTGCCACCTCGCGATGTGGCCGGAGGAGGCGCGCGACCGGCTGTTCGAGGCCCAGACCGAGCTGGCCGCTCGGGCGATCGGGATCACGGTGCCCGCGCCTTGACCGAGGACACCCGCGACCTCGCCGTCGCGATCCGGGGGCTGTACAAACACTTCGGCCAGGTACCGGCCGTCAACGGCGTGGACCTGGACGTCCGCCGGGGCAGCTTCTTCGGGCTCGTCGGGCCCAACGGCGCCGGGAAGACCACCACCCTCGCAATGGTCACCGGCCTGCTCCGCCCGGACGCGGGCGTGGCCTGGGTGGCTGGGTTCTATGTCTGGTCCGACCCGGTGGAGGCCAAGCGCCGGATGGGGATCCTCCCCGAGGGACTCCGACTCTTCGACCGCCTGTCCGGCCGCGAGCTGCTCCTCTTCAGTGGCGCACTGCGCGGTATGGATCCGGACGAGGTGGCGACGCGCGCCGACGAGCTGCTCGACGTCTTCGAGCTGCGCGAGGCCAGTGGCCAGCTGGTGGCCGACTACAGCACCGGCATGCGCAAGAAGATCGGGCTCGCAGTCGCCCTGCTCCACAACCCCCCGGTGCTCTTCCTGGACGAGCCGTTCGAGGCTGTGGACCCGATCTCGGCGCGCACCATTCGCGAGGTCCTCGCCGCGTTCACGGCCCGCGGCGGCACGGTCGTGTTCTCCAGCCACGTCATGGAGCTCGTCGAGCGGCTCTGCGACGAGGTGGCGGTGATGATCGCCGGGCGGATCGTGGCTGCCGGACCTCTCGGTGAGCTCACCGCCGGACGGTCCCTCGACGAGGTGTTCATCGGCCTCGCCGGTCGCACCGGGGACCGCCGTTCCGCCTTGACCTGGCTGGACGGCGGGTGACCCGGGAGGCCGAATCGCTGCCCACGGTGGCAGTGCGACTGCGCCTCGCCTTGCTCCGCGGGGCGCTTCGACCCGGCCCGGGCTCCGATGGACGCACCATCGGGTTCCTGCTCGGCGCGATCGCCGGTGCCGTGCTGTCGGTCGGCGCTCTGCTCGTCCTGACCGGCCTGCGCGGAGACCCCGCGCACGCTGAAGACGCGGCCACGGTGCTCTTCACTGCACTGTTCCTCGGGTGGGTCATCCTTCCGGTCCTGACCTTCGGCAGCGACGACCTGCTCGACCCGAGCCGGCTGGTCCTGCTGCCGCTGACCGGGCGAGAGCTCATGACCGTCCTCGGGATCGGGGGCCTCGTCGGGGTCGCACCGCTCGTCACCGGGATCGCGACCTTGGGGCTGGTGACGGGTACGGCCCATGGCCCGACCTCCGCACTCGTCGCGCTCACCTCGGCGGCACTCGAAGTGGTGATGTGCGTCGTCGCGAGCCGGGCGAGCGCGACGGCGTTGTCCCGAGTGCTGCGATCACGCCGAGGGCGCGACCTCGGCGTAGCCCTCGCGGCGCTCGTGGCGGTGTCGGTGCAGCTGGTCAATCCGGTCCTCCTGAAGACCGAGGAGCGCGGAGGCAACGCGCTCCACAGCGTCGCGTCACCCTTGCGCTGGACCCCGCCGGGCCTGCTCGCCCGGGCACCTGGGCTGCCGCTCGCACCGGCGCTGCTCTCGATGGCGGCCGTGGCCGCCTTCATCGTGGCTCTGCTCTGGTGGTGGGAACGCAACCTGAGGGCGTCCTCGGTACGGCCCGACCGCAGCACCGGATCGCGGCGTCGGCGGGCAGTCTTGGCGCCTCGGCTCGTCGCGCGGGTGCTCCCCCCGGGCCGCACGGGCGCGGTTACCGCGAAGGACTTGCGCTACCTCGGCCGCGACCCGCGGCGAGCAGTGGCTTTCGCCACGTCGGTCCTGCTCCCCACCGTCGTGGTCTTCGTGTCCCCGATGAGCTTGGGGGAGCGTCCGCCGGCGGCGGGCGTGTTCCTCGTCTGCGGCGTCGCGATGCTGATCGGGTTGAGCGGCATGAACCGCTTCGGCGCGGACGGCAGCGCCACCTGGCTGGTCCTCGCCACGCAGACCCATGACAGCGACCAGAAGCGCGACCTCCTGGGCGGCGACGTGGCGACCGTGCTCGCGGGAATCCCGCTGCTCGTGCTCGTCGGGGCGGTCACGTCCGCGATCGCGGGGAGCGTCCGCGACCTGCCCGCCGCGCTGGGCGTGTCGGTCTGCCTGCTGCTCATCGTCGTCGGAGGCTCAGGTCTGGTCGCCGTGCTCGCACCGTTCCCGGTCCCGCGGACCGGCAACGCCTTCAGCACAGGGGCCGCCGGTCAGGGCTGCCTGACCTCGATCTACAGCCTCCTCTGCATGGCCGGGGCCGCGGTCGCGACCCTGCCTCTCGGCCTGCTCGTGGTTCCGTCCTTCTTCGTCCCCGCGCTCGGCTACGTGCTGCTGCTCGTAGGTCCGGCCTACGGTTGGGTTGTCGGTGGACTGGCGCGTCGCGCCGCCGTGAAGAGGTGGGAGTCCCGAGCCCCCGAGATCCTTCAGCTGCTGGCCACCGACCGGACGTGAGGGGCGAGCCCGCCCGTCAGCCTCCCTAGACTCAGGGTCATGGAGTATCGCCAGCTGGGCCGGTCCGGACTGCGGGTGTCGACGATCACCCTGGGCACCATGGGTTTCGGTGGGACGGGGTGGGCGAGCGTCGTCGGCCAGATCGACGTCGACGGCGCCCGCCGGCAGATCGAGCTAGCCCGCGACGCGGGCGTCAACCTGTTCGACACCGCGGACATCTACTCCGCGGGACTGTCCGAGGAGATCCTCGGCGAGGCCCTGGGCAAGGACCGGGACGAGGTCCTCATCGCCACGAAGGTGCGGATGCCGATGGGGCCGGGCCCGAACGACGCAGGGCTCTCCCGGCACCACATCGTGCGCGCGGCGGAGGCGAGCCTGCGCCGGCTCGGCACCGACCACATCGACCTCTACCAGGTGCACGAGTGGGACGGGCAGACGCCGCTCGAGGAGACCCTGAGCGCCCTGGACGACCTCGTCCGCTCCGGCAAGGTCCGCTACGTCGGCGCGTCCAACTACTGCGGTTGGCAGCTGATGAAGGCGCTGGCCGTCTCGGACCGTGCCGGCCTCGAGCGCTTCGTCAGCCAGCAGATCTACTACTCCCTGCAGTCGCGCGACGCCGAGCACGAGCTCATCCCCCTCGGCCTCGACCAGGGGCTGGGAACCCTCGTCTGGAGCCCCCTCGCCGGAGGTCTGCTGAGCGGCAAGTACCGACGCGGCGCGCAACCGCCCGCAGGCAGCCGGCACCTCACCGCCTGGGAC
Coding sequences within it:
- a CDS encoding MMPL family transporter; translation: MATLTTTAAGTTGSEIPAPGPLGRLARVAYRHRVRTLLVWVVALVVAAGLSAAFSGQFKADYSAPGADSTIAQNLLKERFPAASGDTVNVVVRSAGPVTDPATKARVERLLAQMATVGNVANAGNPFTEPGSISADGRTALTQLHLDVVNPIDQPVANSKQLLSMAQAASTDGLHVSLGGQTIEQAEQGKIGSEGIGLIAAIIILLVMFGSVVAAGLPVIVALAGLAVASMLTGVVAALLPVPDWSTSLATMMGLGVGIDYAMLMVTRFREWRSHGLEPEDATVATLDTAGRSVMLAGSTVVISMLGLFAMGLSFMRGAALVTIVAVLAVMASAMTLFPALLGFFGKRIDRLRIPMPRRARAAADVADPEAKGPSAGWLRWSRFVQRHRVLGVVTGTAVLLLLASPFLGVRFGFPDAGNDVSGTSTRTAYDTVAAAFGPGANGPLLLVAELPSGGSTAAVQEVVTAVEATPNVASVSPIQVNEAKDTAIVSVVPKTGPQAKATETLVHHLRDEVIPQATAGTGTTVHVGGVTAASIDSTANIAKRIPLLIAGVVLLSMVLLLVSFRSVAIAVKAAVMNLLSVAAAYGVVAFVLQGGWFGRIFGIDTRTPLPAFIPVLMFAVLFGLSMDYEVFLIARMREAWLRTHDNATAVVSGLASTARVITAAAAIMVAVFAAFIPSPQVFLKVIGIGMASAIFIDATVVRLLLVPAVMHLLGSRNWWLPAWLERRLPHVHVEGHEEHYHARVATISPQPATSG
- a CDS encoding TetR/AcrR family transcriptional regulator — encoded protein: MGQASPVSRRERVRASTLAEIKSCALELMRERGTTQVHFSDIARAMGMSAPALYRYFADRDDLLTALIRDAFNDLADTVAKAVAPIDPDDDWARLRAGMQAYRAWALAQPERFALIFGLPIPGFAVDEESGTTEAAKGAMDVLMSLVEAAYDAGRLAPSAITHLVPQMEEIMAEERPEGRPELPLASCQGTLHAWMTMHGFVSLESGCHLAMWPEEARDRLFEAQTELAARAIGITVPAP
- a CDS encoding ABC transporter ATP-binding protein, giving the protein MTEDTRDLAVAIRGLYKHFGQVPAVNGVDLDVRRGSFFGLVGPNGAGKTTTLAMVTGLLRPDAGVAWVAGFYVWSDPVEAKRRMGILPEGLRLFDRLSGRELLLFSGALRGMDPDEVATRADELLDVFELREASGQLVADYSTGMRKKIGLAVALLHNPPVLFLDEPFEAVDPISARTIREVLAAFTARGGTVVFSSHVMELVERLCDEVAVMIAGRIVAAGPLGELTAGRSLDEVFIGLAGRTGDRRSALTWLDGG
- a CDS encoding aldo/keto reductase; its protein translation is MEYRQLGRSGLRVSTITLGTMGFGGTGWASVVGQIDVDGARRQIELARDAGVNLFDTADIYSAGLSEEILGEALGKDRDEVLIATKVRMPMGPGPNDAGLSRHHIVRAAEASLRRLGTDHIDLYQVHEWDGQTPLEETLSALDDLVRSGKVRYVGASNYCGWQLMKALAVSDRAGLERFVSQQIYYSLQSRDAEHELIPLGLDQGLGTLVWSPLAGGLLSGKYRRGAQPPAGSRHLTAWDEPPVHDEDRLYDTVETLLEIAESHGASAAQVALAYLIAKPGVTSVVVGARTEDQLADNLAAASLELSPDERSLLDSVSAQPLPYPHWHQEKTAADRLGPADRWLVDRRDR